Proteins co-encoded in one Methylobacterium sp. WL1 genomic window:
- the dprA gene encoding DNA-processing protein DprA, with the protein MQLSDAQRLDWLRLIRTEGVGPRSFRSLINRFGGAAAALEALPSLTGRQGKRIEPPSRMQAEDEVAALARLGGRLLATGEPDFPRLLQVTDAAPPLIALRGDPRILARPAIAIVGSRNASTAGLAFTERLARGLGESGLAVVSGLARGIDARAHKASLHTGTVAVMAGGQDRIYPASHAALVDAILGEGGAVLAEMPIGWDARGRDFPRRNRIISGLAYGTIVVEAARRSGSLITARYALEQNREVFAVPGSPLDLRAEGTNDLIRQGATLVADIDHVLAVIGPIIDRGPDPDAAPARDRPDFAEQPDFWDEIDLDRRADLLNDSTRMAAGPDAPAVEPEEPTDDRQRIIALLGPCPIGTDELARSAGVGARVVQTVLLELELDGRIERHGSGAVSLLSR; encoded by the coding sequence ATGCAGCTCAGCGACGCCCAGCGCCTCGACTGGCTGCGGCTGATCCGGACCGAGGGCGTAGGCCCCCGCAGCTTCCGCTCGCTGATCAACCGGTTCGGCGGCGCCGCCGCAGCCCTCGAAGCCCTGCCTTCGCTGACCGGGCGGCAGGGGAAACGCATCGAGCCGCCGAGCCGGATGCAGGCCGAGGACGAGGTCGCCGCGCTGGCACGCCTCGGGGGTCGGCTGCTCGCCACCGGTGAACCGGACTTTCCGCGCCTGCTTCAGGTTACCGACGCGGCCCCGCCGCTCATCGCGCTGCGTGGCGACCCCAGGATCCTGGCGCGGCCCGCCATCGCCATCGTGGGGTCGCGCAATGCCTCGACCGCGGGGCTCGCCTTCACGGAGCGGCTGGCCCGGGGCCTCGGCGAATCCGGTCTCGCAGTGGTCTCGGGGCTCGCCCGGGGGATCGACGCCCGCGCCCACAAGGCCAGCCTGCACACCGGCACCGTCGCAGTGATGGCCGGCGGGCAGGACCGGATCTACCCCGCCAGCCACGCGGCCCTGGTCGACGCGATCCTGGGGGAGGGCGGTGCGGTGCTGGCCGAGATGCCGATCGGCTGGGACGCGCGCGGCCGCGACTTCCCACGGCGCAACCGCATCATCTCGGGCTTGGCCTACGGCACGATCGTGGTGGAGGCGGCGCGCCGCTCCGGCTCGCTGATCACGGCGCGCTACGCCCTGGAGCAGAACCGCGAAGTGTTCGCCGTCCCGGGCTCCCCGCTCGACCTGCGGGCAGAGGGCACCAACGATCTGATTCGCCAGGGCGCGACCCTGGTGGCCGACATCGACCACGTCCTCGCCGTGATCGGCCCGATCATCGATCGCGGCCCAGATCCCGATGCAGCCCCCGCACGGGACCGGCCGGACTTCGCCGAGCAACCGGATTTCTGGGACGAGATCGATCTGGATCGGCGGGCGGACCTGCTCAACGACAGCACCAGGATGGCCGCCGGTCCCGACGCGCCGGCGGTCGAACCGGAGGAGCCTACAGACGACCGCCAGAGAATCATCGCCCTGCTGGGGCCGTGCCCGATTGGGACCGACGAGCTCGCGCGCAGCGCCGGGGTCGGCGCCCGGGTGGTGCAGACGGTGCTGCTGGAGCTGGAGCTCGACGGCCGGATCGAGCGGCACGGCAGCGGTGCGGTCTCGCTCCTCAGTCGTTGA
- the plsY gene encoding glycerol-3-phosphate 1-O-acyltransferase PlsY — MIFPDLATPAVLGGLALGYALGAIPFGLILTRFAGLGDVRAIGSGNIGATNVLRTGRKGLAAATLLGDALKGTAAVLIARQFGEGPALAAGLGAFLGHLFPVWLGFKGGKGVATFIGVLLAFSPPALAAFAAIWLGLAFALKYSSLAALAASAATPLVLWALGAPTQAVLFLLLGLLLWWKHAPNIRRLAAGSEGRIGQKG; from the coding sequence ATGATTTTCCCGGACCTCGCGACGCCGGCCGTCCTCGGCGGCCTGGCCCTGGGTTATGCCCTGGGGGCGATCCCGTTCGGGCTGATCCTGACGCGCTTCGCCGGCCTCGGCGACGTCCGGGCGATCGGTTCAGGCAATATCGGCGCGACCAACGTGCTTCGCACCGGCCGGAAGGGTCTCGCCGCCGCGACCCTGCTGGGCGATGCCCTGAAAGGAACCGCCGCGGTGCTGATCGCCCGGCAGTTCGGCGAGGGACCGGCGCTCGCCGCCGGGCTCGGAGCCTTCCTGGGCCATCTCTTTCCGGTCTGGCTCGGCTTCAAGGGCGGCAAGGGGGTGGCGACCTTCATCGGCGTGCTGCTGGCCTTCAGCCCGCCGGCTCTGGCGGCCTTCGCGGCGATCTGGCTCGGCCTGGCCTTCGCGCTGAAATACTCGTCGCTGGCGGCCCTGGCTGCCTCCGCGGCAACGCCGCTCGTGCTGTGGGCGCTCGGCGCGCCGACGCAAGCTGTGCTGTTCCTGCTGCTCGGCCTGCTGCTATGGTGGAAGCACGCACCCAACATCCGCCGACTCGCGGCCGGCTCAGAGGGGCGTATCGGCCAGAAGGGCTGA
- a CDS encoding dihydroorotase, with amino-acid sequence MSSILLANATLLDPATGHETRGAVLVRDGRIADIAEGAAPGVPAEATRIDCRGRVLTPGLIDMRAFVGEPGAEHRETLASASAAAAAGGVTTLVCMPDTNPVIDGPAIVDFVLRRARDTACVNVLPAAAITKGLAGKEMTEFGLLQEAGAVAFTDGLHAVGNAQVMRRALTYARDFDALLMQHVEDADLVAEGVMNEGELASRLGLMGIPREAETVMLERDIRLVRLTGARYHAAMISTADSVEIVRRAKQDGLPVTCGVSVNNLVLNENDIGHYRTFCRLSPPLRDEADRHAMVQALNEGVIDVVVSDHNPQDVETKRLPFAEAADGALGIETLLGASLRLVHTGDLALAKLVAALTVNPARILGREAGRLAVGAPADLVLIDPDLPYVLDKRRLKSRSKNSPFDEARLQGAAVLTLVGGRTVHALDDLAAAA; translated from the coding sequence GTGAGCAGCATTCTTCTGGCCAACGCGACCCTCCTCGACCCGGCGACGGGCCACGAGACGCGGGGGGCCGTTCTGGTGCGCGACGGCCGGATCGCCGACATCGCCGAGGGGGCCGCCCCCGGAGTTCCGGCGGAGGCCACGCGGATCGATTGCCGTGGGCGTGTTCTCACCCCGGGCCTGATCGACATGCGTGCCTTCGTGGGCGAGCCCGGGGCCGAACACCGCGAGACCCTGGCTTCGGCCAGCGCCGCCGCGGCGGCGGGCGGCGTCACCACCCTGGTCTGCATGCCCGACACCAACCCGGTGATCGATGGCCCGGCGATCGTGGACTTCGTGCTCCGCCGCGCCCGTGACACCGCGTGCGTCAACGTCCTGCCCGCGGCCGCGATCACCAAGGGCCTGGCCGGCAAGGAGATGACCGAGTTCGGCCTGCTCCAGGAAGCGGGCGCGGTGGCATTCACCGATGGCCTGCATGCGGTCGGCAACGCCCAGGTGATGCGTCGTGCGCTGACCTACGCCCGGGATTTCGATGCCCTCCTCATGCAGCATGTCGAGGATGCCGACCTGGTCGCCGAGGGCGTCATGAACGAGGGCGAACTCGCCTCGCGCCTTGGGCTGATGGGCATCCCCCGGGAGGCTGAAACGGTGATGCTGGAGCGCGACATCCGTCTCGTCCGGCTGACCGGCGCCCGCTACCACGCGGCCATGATCTCGACCGCCGATTCGGTGGAGATCGTGCGCCGGGCCAAGCAGGACGGGCTGCCGGTGACCTGCGGGGTCTCGGTCAACAACCTCGTTCTGAACGAGAACGACATCGGCCATTACCGCACCTTCTGCCGGCTCTCGCCGCCGCTCCGCGACGAGGCCGACCGGCACGCCATGGTGCAGGCCCTGAACGAGGGCGTGATCGACGTCGTCGTCTCCGATCACAACCCGCAGGATGTGGAGACCAAGCGCCTGCCCTTCGCGGAGGCGGCCGACGGGGCGCTCGGGATCGAGACCCTGCTCGGCGCGTCCCTGCGGCTGGTCCATACCGGCGACCTCGCGCTCGCCAAGCTCGTGGCGGCGCTCACCGTCAACCCGGCCCGGATCCTCGGCCGCGAGGCCGGCCGGCTGGCGGTCGGTGCGCCCGCCGACCTCGTGCTGATCGACCCCGATCTGCCCTACGTGCTCGACAAGCGGCGGCTCAAGTCGCGCTCGAAGAACTCGCCGTTCGATGAGGCGCGCCTCCAGGGCGCCGCGGTGCTGACGCTGGTCGGAGGCCGGACGGTACACGCCCTCGACGATCTGGCGGCGGCGGCATGA
- the hisF gene encoding imidazole glycerol phosphate synthase subunit HisF translates to MLKTRIIPCLDVKDGRVVKGVRFEGLRDAGDPVEAAKVYDAAGADELCFLDITASREARGTLLDIVSRTAEACFMPLTVGGGVRAVEDVRGLLLAGADKVAINTAAVKDPNLVARAAEKFGAQCIVVAIDAKRVSGAGEAARWEIFTHGGRDPTGIDAVAFARLVAGKGAGELLVTSMDKDGTRSGYDLALTRAISDAVTVPVIASGGVGGLDDLVAGVAQGGASAVLAASIFHFGQASVAEAKAHMAAAGLAMRLDGPASSARAPL, encoded by the coding sequence GTGCTCAAGACCCGCATCATCCCCTGCCTCGACGTGAAGGACGGGCGCGTCGTGAAGGGCGTCCGCTTCGAGGGCCTGCGCGACGCCGGCGACCCGGTGGAGGCGGCCAAGGTCTACGACGCGGCCGGTGCCGACGAGCTGTGCTTCCTCGACATCACCGCCAGCCGCGAGGCCCGCGGGACGCTGCTCGACATCGTCAGCCGGACCGCCGAGGCCTGCTTCATGCCCCTCACGGTCGGCGGCGGCGTCCGCGCGGTCGAAGACGTGCGCGGGCTGCTCCTGGCCGGTGCCGACAAGGTCGCGATCAACACCGCCGCCGTGAAGGACCCGAACCTCGTCGCCCGCGCGGCTGAGAAATTCGGCGCGCAGTGCATCGTGGTGGCGATCGACGCCAAGCGGGTCTCCGGCGCCGGCGAAGCCGCCCGCTGGGAGATCTTCACCCATGGCGGCCGCGATCCGACCGGCATCGACGCGGTGGCGTTCGCCCGCCTCGTCGCCGGGAAGGGCGCAGGCGAGCTGCTGGTCACCTCGATGGACAAGGACGGCACGCGCTCCGGCTACGACCTCGCGCTGACGCGGGCGATCAGCGACGCCGTGACCGTCCCGGTGATCGCCTCGGGCGGGGTCGGCGGTCTGGACGACCTCGTGGCCGGCGTGGCCCAGGGCGGCGCCAGCGCCGTGCTGGCCGCCTCGATCTTCCATTTCGGGCAGGCCAGCGTGGCCGAGGCCAAGGCCCATATGGCGGCGGCCGGCCTCGCCATGCGTCTCGACGGCCCGGCATCCTCAGCGAGAGCGCCCCTGTGA
- a CDS encoding DUF29 domain-containing protein yields the protein MAHRAPVGTAYQDDFYAWTQDRRALLRAGAVTGLDGETLAQEIECLGRIQFAGLMGALRGVLATVLTVDDGSSAHSRRDAIDIARHRNHVSDELRDIPSLKNRLGDAVGRAYRCPRLEAADTTGLALRHFPQACPYTYQDIMDRPFAIDPET from the coding sequence ATGGCCCACCGCGCACCAGTCGGAACGGCCTACCAAGACGACTTCTACGCCTGGACGCAGGATCGGCGCGCTCTCCTGCGTGCAGGCGCCGTAACGGGGCTCGACGGGGAGACTCTCGCTCAGGAGATAGAGTGCTTAGGCCGGATTCAATTCGCCGGCTTGATGGGCGCCTTGCGGGGGGTACTCGCGACCGTGCTCACGGTCGACGACGGCTCAAGCGCGCATAGCCGACGCGATGCAATCGATATCGCAAGGCACCGGAACCACGTCTCCGACGAACTTCGTGACATCCCAAGTCTCAAGAACCGGCTGGGCGATGCTGTCGGGCGGGCTTATCGATGCCCCCGCCTTGAAGCCGCGGACACGACAGGTCTCGCCTTGAGGCACTTCCCACAAGCCTGCCCCTACACGTATCAGGACATCATGGATCGGCCGTTCGCGATCGATCCCGAAACCTGA
- the hisA gene encoding 1-(5-phosphoribosyl)-5-[(5-phosphoribosylamino)methylideneamino]imidazole-4-carboxamide isomerase: protein MILYPAIDLKEGRCVRLIQGDMAQAKIFGDDPAAQAATFEDQGFPWLHVVDLDGAFAGAPRNAAAVDAILARVGIPVQLGGGIREMKTLEGWLAKGVARVIIGTAAVRDPAFVREAARLHPGKIAVGIDAKDGRVAVEGWAQTSSMTAEELGRRFEDAGVAAIIYTDIARDGILKGLNVEMTLALAQAVRIPVIASGGLASIDDVHRLLQPDCALIAGAITGRALYDGRIDPQAALAAIAQARGPAA from the coding sequence GTGATCCTGTACCCGGCGATCGACCTGAAGGAAGGGCGCTGCGTCCGCCTCATCCAGGGGGATATGGCGCAGGCCAAGATCTTCGGTGACGATCCGGCCGCGCAGGCCGCGACCTTCGAGGACCAGGGCTTTCCCTGGCTGCACGTGGTCGATCTCGACGGCGCCTTCGCGGGCGCGCCGCGCAACGCCGCCGCGGTCGATGCGATCCTGGCCCGGGTCGGCATCCCGGTGCAGCTCGGCGGCGGGATCCGCGAGATGAAGACGCTCGAGGGCTGGCTTGCGAAGGGCGTAGCCCGGGTGATCATCGGCACCGCCGCCGTGCGCGATCCCGCATTCGTCCGGGAGGCGGCGCGCCTGCATCCCGGCAAGATCGCGGTGGGCATCGACGCCAAGGACGGCCGGGTGGCGGTCGAGGGCTGGGCGCAGACCTCCAGCATGACCGCCGAGGAGCTCGGCCGCCGGTTCGAGGATGCCGGCGTCGCGGCGATCATCTACACCGACATCGCCCGCGACGGGATCCTCAAGGGCCTCAACGTCGAGATGACCCTGGCGCTGGCACAGGCCGTGCGGATCCCGGTGATCGCCTCCGGCGGCCTCGCCTCGATCGACGACGTGCACCGCCTGCTCCAGCCCGATTGCGCCCTTATCGCCGGCGCCATCACCGGCCGGGCCCTCTACGACGGCCGCATCGACCCGCAGGCCGCCCTTGCGGCGATCGCGCAGGCACGCGGCCCGGCGGCGTGA
- the hisH gene encoding imidazole glycerol phosphate synthase subunit HisH, with product MSTETVAIIDYGSGNLHSAAKAFERAARESGRDARIRLTSDPAVVAAADRVVLPGVGAYADCRRGLDAVPGMVEAMTEVAQVAGRPFLGICVGMQLLATRGLEYETTPGLGWIPGDVAPIRPSDPALKIPHMGWNTLLAARDHALLAGIPTGEDGLHAYFVHSFALAAAHPEDVVAQAEYGGPVTAMVARGNIAGTQFHPEKSQRLGLALIANFLNWRP from the coding sequence ATGAGTACCGAGACGGTCGCGATCATCGATTACGGGTCGGGCAACCTCCATTCGGCCGCCAAGGCGTTCGAGCGCGCCGCGCGAGAGAGTGGGCGCGACGCCCGGATCCGCCTGACCTCCGACCCGGCCGTGGTGGCCGCCGCCGACCGCGTCGTCCTGCCGGGCGTCGGCGCCTACGCGGATTGCCGGCGCGGGCTCGATGCCGTCCCCGGCATGGTCGAGGCAATGACCGAGGTGGCGCAGGTCGCCGGCCGGCCGTTCCTGGGGATCTGCGTCGGCATGCAGTTGCTCGCGACCCGCGGGCTCGAATACGAGACCACGCCGGGTCTCGGCTGGATCCCGGGCGACGTCGCGCCGATCCGCCCGTCCGATCCGGCGCTCAAGATCCCCCATATGGGCTGGAACACCCTGCTGGCGGCTCGCGACCACGCGCTGCTCGCCGGCATCCCCACCGGGGAAGACGGCCTGCACGCCTACTTCGTGCACAGCTTCGCGCTCGCCGCCGCGCACCCGGAGGACGTGGTCGCGCAGGCCGAGTACGGTGGGCCGGTCACCGCCATGGTCGCCCGCGGCAACATCGCCGGAACGCAATTCCACCCCGAGAAGAGCCAGCGCCTCGGCCTGGCTCTCATCGCGAACTTTTTGAACTGGCGCCCCTGA
- a CDS encoding DUF2628 domain-containing protein produces MRMRSYTLHLPIDARPGESIGLDRAVLVPDGFAWPSFAFGVLWFLFHRLWIAALIVLAGFLALAGIGHLLGLPAGIATLVTLLTSWLVGLEASSLRRWTLARLGWPARDAVIAATPEEAEARALNRWLDSSAAAPRAPFPAGPTRRTEPVIGLFPAQEIAR; encoded by the coding sequence ATGCGGATGCGCAGCTACACGCTCCACCTGCCGATCGATGCGCGGCCGGGCGAGTCCATCGGCCTCGACAGGGCCGTGCTCGTGCCAGACGGCTTTGCTTGGCCGTCCTTCGCCTTCGGCGTGCTGTGGTTCCTGTTCCACCGCCTCTGGATCGCGGCGCTCATCGTCCTGGCGGGGTTCCTGGCCCTGGCCGGCATCGGCCATCTGCTGGGATTGCCGGCGGGGATCGCCACGCTCGTCACGCTGCTGACCTCCTGGCTGGTCGGCCTCGAAGCCTCGAGCCTGCGCCGCTGGACCCTGGCGCGCCTGGGATGGCCGGCCCGGGATGCCGTCATCGCCGCTACCCCCGAGGAGGCTGAAGCCCGGGCCCTCAACCGCTGGCTCGATTCGAGCGCAGCGGCGCCGCGGGCGCCGTTCCCGGCCGGGCCGACCCGACGCACCGAGCCGGTGATCGGCCTGTTCCCCGCGCAGGAAATCGCCCGGTGA
- the hisB gene encoding imidazoleglycerol-phosphate dehydratase HisB — translation MRSASISRKTAETDIAVSVGLDGTGQSKIATGIGFLDHMLDLFARHGLFDLEVKVDGDLHIDQHHSAEDCGIALGQAFAKALGDKRGVTRYADIHLPMDEALTRVCVDISGRPFLVFRTTFKVEKIGQFDTELVREWFQAFAMNAGLTLHVETLYGDNAHHIAESCFKGLARALRKAVAIDPREEGRVPSTKGSL, via the coding sequence ATGCGCAGCGCCTCCATCAGCCGGAAGACCGCCGAGACCGACATCGCGGTTAGCGTCGGCCTCGACGGGACCGGGCAGTCGAAGATCGCCACCGGCATCGGCTTCCTCGATCACATGCTGGACCTGTTCGCCCGGCACGGCCTGTTCGACCTGGAGGTCAAGGTCGACGGGGACCTGCATATCGACCAGCACCATTCCGCGGAGGATTGCGGCATCGCGCTGGGCCAAGCCTTCGCCAAGGCGCTCGGCGACAAGCGCGGCGTGACGCGCTACGCCGACATCCACCTGCCCATGGACGAGGCGCTGACGCGGGTCTGCGTCGACATCTCGGGGCGGCCGTTCCTGGTGTTCCGCACCACGTTCAAGGTGGAGAAGATCGGGCAGTTCGACACCGAGCTGGTCCGCGAGTGGTTCCAGGCCTTCGCGATGAATGCCGGGCTGACGCTGCACGTCGAGACCCTGTACGGCGACAACGCCCACCACATCGCCGAAAGCTGCTTCAAGGGCCTGGCCCGCGCCTTGCGGAAAGCGGTCGCGATCGATCCCCGCGAGGAGGGACGCGTTCCCTCTACGAAGGGCTCCCTGTAG
- a CDS encoding S-methyl-5'-thioadenosine phosphorylase, with protein sequence MTAAVLGVMGGSGVYDLPGLEDVREEQVASPWGEPSDALRIGRIGDTKIVFLARHGRGHRFSPSGINYRANIDAMKRAGVTDLVSLSACGSFREELPPGLFVLVDQFVDRTHGRASSFFGDGCVAHVSLAHPVGPTLQAHIAAAAKAEDIPVHRGGTYVCMEGPQFSSLAESRAYKAQGFDVIGMTNMPEAKLAREAEITYATIAMVTDFDCWHPGHDAVDVAAVIAVARANADKAARLVARLARDFPATREPCPAGSHRALDGAIMTAPAARDPAVLAKLDAVAGRVLNG encoded by the coding sequence ATGACGGCAGCGGTGCTCGGGGTGATGGGCGGGTCCGGGGTCTACGACCTGCCGGGCCTGGAGGACGTGCGCGAGGAGCAGGTCGCATCGCCCTGGGGCGAGCCATCGGACGCCCTGCGCATCGGGCGGATCGGCGACACCAAGATCGTGTTCCTGGCCCGCCACGGGCGCGGCCACCGGTTCTCGCCGTCGGGCATCAATTACCGCGCCAACATCGACGCGATGAAGCGGGCGGGCGTGACGGATCTGGTCTCGCTCTCGGCCTGCGGATCGTTCCGCGAGGAGCTGCCTCCGGGACTGTTCGTGCTCGTGGATCAGTTCGTCGACCGCACCCATGGGCGCGCGTCGTCGTTCTTCGGCGACGGCTGCGTGGCCCATGTCTCGCTCGCGCATCCGGTCGGCCCGACCCTGCAGGCGCACATCGCGGCGGCGGCCAAGGCCGAGGACATTCCCGTCCATCGCGGCGGGACCTATGTCTGCATGGAGGGCCCGCAATTCTCGTCGCTCGCCGAATCCCGCGCCTACAAGGCACAGGGGTTCGACGTCATCGGCATGACCAACATGCCCGAGGCGAAGCTCGCCCGCGAGGCCGAGATCACCTACGCCACGATCGCCATGGTGACCGACTTCGATTGCTGGCACCCCGGCCACGACGCCGTGGACGTCGCCGCGGTGATCGCCGTGGCCCGGGCCAACGCCGACAAGGCCGCCCGGCTGGTGGCACGGCTCGCCCGCGATTTCCCGGCCACGCGCGAGCCCTGCCCGGCCGGTTCGCACCGGGCGCTGGACGGCGCGATCATGACCGCGCCGGCCGCCCGCGACCCGGCGGTGCTGGCCAAGCTCGACGCTGTGGCGGGCCGGGTGCTGAACGGCTAG
- a CDS encoding cytochrome c1, whose amino-acid sequence MMMTRVLSTTAAAALAALLIGAVPASAQEGHGGPVPGRVNWSFAGTFGRFDTAQLQRGFQVYKEVCSACHSMKLVSFRNLAQEGGPDFSAAQVKALAATYQVKDGPNDAGDMFDRPGRPADTFPPPFPNDQAAAAANGGKAPPDFSVIAKARTFSRGSLYFLTDWLPLIGYSEQGPDYIHALLNGYEEAPKDFTVPDGGHYNKYYPGHIIAMPPPITDGQVTYAKNDAGQPVVPETVDQYGKDVSAFLMWAAEPHLMDRKALGFRVILFLIIMSGLLYYVKKKVWADVGGEVHGLQPELHKTF is encoded by the coding sequence ATGATGATGACCCGCGTCCTCTCGACGACCGCTGCCGCCGCCCTCGCGGCGCTGCTGATCGGCGCCGTGCCGGCCTCCGCCCAGGAAGGGCATGGCGGCCCGGTGCCGGGCCGCGTCAACTGGAGCTTCGCCGGCACGTTCGGCCGCTTCGACACCGCCCAGCTCCAGCGGGGCTTTCAGGTCTACAAGGAAGTCTGCTCCGCTTGCCACTCGATGAAGCTGGTGTCCTTCCGTAACCTCGCCCAGGAGGGCGGGCCGGACTTCTCGGCCGCGCAAGTCAAGGCGCTGGCCGCGACCTACCAGGTGAAGGACGGCCCGAACGATGCCGGCGACATGTTCGACCGGCCGGGTCGGCCGGCGGACACGTTCCCGCCGCCCTTCCCGAACGACCAGGCCGCGGCGGCCGCCAACGGCGGCAAGGCACCGCCGGACTTCTCGGTGATCGCCAAGGCGCGGACCTTCTCCCGCGGCTCGCTGTACTTCCTCACCGACTGGCTGCCGCTGATCGGTTATTCCGAGCAGGGGCCCGACTACATCCACGCCCTCCTCAACGGCTACGAGGAGGCGCCGAAGGACTTCACGGTCCCCGATGGCGGCCACTACAACAAGTACTATCCCGGCCACATCATCGCGATGCCGCCGCCGATCACCGACGGCCAGGTCACCTACGCCAAGAACGACGCCGGCCAGCCCGTGGTCCCCGAGACGGTGGACCAGTACGGCAAGGACGTCTCGGCCTTCCTGATGTGGGCGGCCGAGCCGCACTTGATGGACCGCAAGGCGCTTGGCTTCCGGGTGATCCTGTTCCTGATCATCATGTCGGGGCTGCTCTACTACGTGAAGAAGAAGGTCTGGGCCGATGTCGGCGGCGAGGTCCACGGCCTCCAGCCGGAGCTGCACAAGACCTTCTGA
- a CDS encoding cytochrome b N-terminal domain-containing protein, with the protein MSGTASTYVPKSRVAKWFEARLPIAGLVHSSFIAYPVPRNLNYFWTFGAILAAFLGIQIVTGVWLAMHYEPSATGAFNSVEKIMRDVNYGWLLRYAHANGASMFFVAVYVHMFRALYYGSYKAPREVLYILGVIIYLLMMATAFLGYTLPWGQMSFWGATVITNILAAIPVVGDTIQTLLWGGYSVGNPTVNRFFSLHYLLPWMIAGVVVLHVWALHVTGQNNPAGIPIKSGKDAVPFTPYATVKDVFATCVFMILFAWFLFYQPNYLGHADNYIPANPAVTPAHIVPEWYFLPFYAILRAVPSKLGGVILMFSAVIILAFAPWLDWSRVRSCNYRPIYRQFFWAFIGATFLLGWLGSQPPEGGYVIASQICTAYYFAHFLIVMPLCGLFETPKALPASILESVTGPGKQVSGSGMPAGAAAAPITKG; encoded by the coding sequence ATGAGCGGAACTGCCAGCACGTACGTCCCGAAGAGTCGCGTCGCCAAATGGTTCGAGGCACGGCTGCCGATCGCCGGGCTCGTGCACTCGTCCTTCATCGCCTATCCGGTCCCGCGCAACCTCAATTACTTCTGGACCTTTGGGGCGATTCTGGCCGCCTTCCTGGGAATCCAGATCGTCACCGGCGTCTGGCTGGCGATGCATTACGAGCCCTCCGCGACGGGGGCGTTCAACTCCGTAGAAAAGATTATGCGCGACGTGAATTACGGCTGGCTGCTGCGCTACGCGCACGCCAACGGCGCGTCGATGTTCTTCGTGGCGGTCTACGTTCACATGTTCCGGGCGCTGTACTACGGGTCGTACAAGGCCCCGCGTGAGGTGCTCTACATCCTCGGCGTGATCATCTACCTGTTGATGATGGCGACCGCCTTCCTCGGCTACACGCTGCCGTGGGGCCAGATGAGCTTCTGGGGCGCCACCGTCATCACCAACATCCTGGCGGCGATCCCGGTGGTAGGCGACACCATCCAGACCCTGCTGTGGGGCGGCTACTCGGTCGGCAACCCGACCGTGAACCGTTTCTTCTCGCTGCACTACCTGCTGCCCTGGATGATCGCCGGCGTCGTCGTGCTGCATGTCTGGGCGCTGCACGTCACCGGCCAGAACAACCCGGCCGGCATCCCGATCAAGTCGGGCAAGGACGCGGTTCCGTTCACCCCCTACGCCACCGTCAAGGACGTGTTCGCCACCTGCGTGTTCATGATCCTGTTCGCGTGGTTCCTGTTCTACCAGCCGAACTACCTGGGCCACGCCGACAACTACATCCCGGCCAACCCGGCGGTGACGCCCGCGCACATCGTGCCCGAATGGTACTTCCTGCCGTTCTACGCGATCCTGCGGGCCGTCCCGAGCAAGCTCGGCGGCGTGATCCTGATGTTCTCGGCGGTGATCATCCTGGCGTTCGCGCCGTGGCTGGACTGGTCGCGGGTGCGCTCCTGCAACTACCGGCCGATCTACCGCCAGTTCTTCTGGGCGTTCATCGGCGCGACCTTCCTCCTGGGCTGGCTCGGATCCCAGCCGCCGGAGGGGGGCTACGTGATCGCGTCGCAGATCTGCACGGCCTATTACTTCGCCCACTTCCTGATCGTGATGCCGCTGTGCGGCCTGTTCGAGACGCCCAAGGCGCTCCCGGCCTCGATCCTGGAGAGCGTGACCGGGCCGGGCAAACAGGTGAGCGGATCGGGGATGCCGGCGGGCGCCGCCGCCGCTCCGATTACCAAAGGCTGA